One Edaphobacter flagellatus genomic region harbors:
- the panB gene encoding 3-methyl-2-oxobutanoate hydroxymethyltransferase gives MSLTQPQNPPSGTAPKITASSLLLKKQSGQPITALTAYDYSTARFIDEAGIDVILVGDSLGMTVLGYENTLPVTMEEMLHHAHAVGRGARSAFLVGDMPYGSYHASISRATENALRFIKEAGMAAIKIEGGASRASLVEHLTSSEVAVVGHIGLTPQSLHRMGGYKVQGISAVSMETLLSDALSLEAAGAVALVLEGMPRELAARITRVLKIPTIGIGAGPDCDGQILVFHDLFNLTFSPPAKFVRRYADASQLFRDGIARYREDVCARTFPSDSESYHLPGEVKKATEDQPELAKA, from the coding sequence ATGAGTCTCACGCAACCGCAGAACCCACCTTCCGGGACTGCGCCAAAGATCACCGCCAGTTCCCTCCTTCTCAAAAAGCAATCTGGCCAGCCCATCACGGCGCTGACGGCATATGACTACTCCACCGCTCGCTTCATCGATGAAGCCGGGATCGATGTCATTCTCGTCGGTGACTCGTTGGGGATGACCGTCCTCGGCTACGAGAACACGCTTCCAGTCACGATGGAGGAGATGCTGCATCATGCACACGCCGTCGGACGCGGGGCACGTTCCGCCTTCCTCGTCGGCGACATGCCATACGGCAGCTACCATGCTTCGATCAGCAGGGCGACCGAAAATGCTCTGCGCTTCATTAAGGAAGCGGGCATGGCAGCCATCAAGATCGAAGGCGGAGCAAGCCGCGCGTCTCTTGTCGAGCACCTGACCTCGTCGGAGGTTGCCGTCGTCGGCCATATCGGCCTCACGCCTCAGTCGCTCCATCGCATGGGCGGATACAAAGTTCAGGGGATATCCGCCGTCTCGATGGAGACGCTGCTCTCCGACGCTCTCTCGCTCGAAGCCGCTGGAGCCGTTGCTCTCGTCCTCGAAGGCATGCCGCGTGAGCTCGCTGCACGCATCACCCGCGTACTTAAAATCCCCACCATCGGCATCGGTGCAGGACCGGACTGCGATGGTCAGATTCTCGTCTTTCACGACCTCTTCAACCTCACCTTCTCGCCTCCGGCGAAGTTCGTCCGGCGCTATGCCGATGCGTCGCAGCTATTCCGCGACGGCATCGCACGGTATCGCGAAGACGTTTGCGCACGGACATTTCCCAGCGATAGCGAGAGCTATCACCTTCCCGGTGAAGTCAAGAAAGCAACGGAAGATCAACCAGAGCTTGCAAAGGCATAG
- the recN gene encoding DNA repair protein RecN: MLLELRAENYAVIDRAVASFGPGLNLMTGETGAGKSILIDALQMLLGGKASSDIVRHGEERAVLACVFELTPGASAVLEANGIDTEDDHVLLRREIGANGKGRVFINNQQATVSVLRQLAPELALVHSQGETLGSFDQAQQRTLLDRFGEISTDAVAEAYAMWRETAEKLRVLEIDEQDRLRMADLWRFQAKEIEQASLTAEDEDTQLEAEKRVLANSERLYTAAMSAHELLYESESAAETTLGSALKHLEDLARFDDRFAGPSQQLAAAKAIVEDVAAEVREFAENINASPGRLEEIEDRLAQLDRLKRKYGQTLAEVMAYGADSARKLAEVENRDALLVELKAKQEKDAAAYRAAAMKLTAVRREAAKRIEKLAVAQINDLAMSTKFEVGVTPEESPENWTAHGWDQVEYRIATNAGEPLKPLDEIASGGEMSRVMLALKVTVEEGVQGAGKKKKAPLPRTLVFDEIDIGIGGRAAEAVGKKLKTLSRGQQVLCITHLPQIAALADQHFLIEKTEKRGRTQTEIRRMDAGERTREIARMLSGEKLTETSLKHAEHLLEMSR; this comes from the coding sequence ATGCTGCTCGAGTTACGCGCGGAAAACTATGCTGTGATCGACCGGGCGGTGGCGAGCTTTGGACCGGGGCTGAACCTGATGACAGGTGAGACGGGCGCGGGCAAGTCGATCCTGATTGACGCGCTGCAGATGCTGCTGGGCGGCAAAGCGTCGTCGGATATTGTTCGTCACGGGGAAGAGCGAGCGGTGCTGGCATGTGTGTTCGAGTTGACGCCGGGGGCTTCGGCGGTACTTGAGGCCAACGGGATCGATACAGAGGATGACCACGTTCTGCTGCGGCGCGAGATTGGCGCGAACGGCAAGGGCCGCGTCTTTATCAACAACCAGCAGGCCACGGTAAGCGTGCTGCGTCAGCTTGCACCGGAGCTTGCGCTGGTGCACTCGCAGGGAGAGACGCTGGGCTCATTCGATCAGGCGCAGCAGCGGACGCTGCTGGACCGGTTCGGCGAGATTTCAACCGATGCCGTTGCCGAGGCCTATGCCATGTGGCGTGAGACGGCAGAGAAGCTGCGTGTTCTGGAGATCGATGAGCAGGACCGGCTGCGGATGGCCGATCTATGGCGGTTTCAGGCGAAGGAGATCGAGCAGGCCTCGCTGACGGCAGAGGATGAGGACACGCAACTTGAGGCGGAAAAGCGCGTGCTGGCGAACTCCGAACGTCTGTATACGGCGGCGATGAGTGCGCATGAGCTGCTGTATGAGAGCGAGAGCGCTGCGGAGACGACGCTGGGCTCTGCTCTGAAGCATCTGGAGGACCTGGCCCGCTTCGACGACCGATTTGCAGGGCCTTCGCAGCAGCTGGCCGCGGCGAAAGCCATCGTAGAGGACGTAGCCGCAGAGGTGCGGGAGTTCGCGGAGAACATTAACGCATCGCCGGGGCGGCTGGAGGAGATCGAGGACAGGCTGGCGCAGCTTGATCGGTTGAAGAGGAAGTATGGACAGACGTTGGCCGAGGTGATGGCTTATGGGGCTGATTCGGCACGTAAGCTGGCTGAGGTGGAGAACCGCGATGCTCTGCTGGTGGAGTTGAAGGCAAAACAGGAAAAGGACGCCGCGGCGTATCGTGCAGCGGCTATGAAGTTGACGGCAGTGCGTCGCGAGGCGGCGAAACGGATTGAGAAGCTGGCCGTCGCGCAGATCAACGATCTGGCGATGAGCACGAAGTTTGAGGTCGGCGTCACGCCGGAGGAGTCTCCTGAGAACTGGACGGCACATGGCTGGGATCAGGTGGAATACCGCATTGCCACGAACGCGGGCGAGCCGTTGAAGCCGCTCGATGAGATCGCTTCGGGTGGCGAGATGTCGCGCGTGATGCTGGCGCTGAAGGTGACGGTTGAAGAGGGCGTGCAGGGGGCAGGGAAAAAGAAGAAGGCTCCACTGCCCAGGACGCTGGTATTCGATGAGATCGACATTGGCATTGGCGGCCGAGCTGCGGAGGCCGTCGGCAAGAAGCTGAAGACGCTCTCACGTGGCCAGCAGGTACTGTGCATTACGCATCTGCCGCAGATTGCTGCGCTTGCAGATCAGCATTTTCTGATCGAGAAGACCGAGAAGCGGGGGCGGACGCAGACAGAGATTCGGCGGATGGATGCCGGAGAGCGTACACGCGAGATCGCCCGGATGCTGAGCGGCGAGAAGCTGACCGAAACCAGCCTGAAACATGCCGAACATCTGCTGGAGATGAGCCGTTAA
- a CDS encoding TonB family protein — translation MATDLRWIHDEHPAGDNLRGNFFGSLVLHAAIAGLIIGLAYFHNRGQNWGENAAEAGAIQATMVSSLPLPPRQRELDTGVLTSESPSPAPVVAKEKTEPPPKPDEVAVPEKTKPVKQAPQPTPAPPKHPQPTPPQPTKAATGETAGIRIPQSTIELKNGTASAMVQDRTFGARFAYYVNIVNRTVAQNWYTQEADPRASVGKSVTVLFDIDRSGAPSNPRLQTRSGSPSLDTSAMRAVQRVESFGPLPAGDHITVEYTFHYTQ, via the coding sequence ATGGCCACCGATCTCCGCTGGATTCACGACGAGCACCCCGCAGGCGACAACCTGCGCGGCAACTTCTTCGGCTCACTCGTACTCCACGCCGCCATCGCCGGACTCATCATCGGTCTCGCCTACTTCCATAACCGCGGCCAGAACTGGGGCGAAAACGCCGCCGAAGCTGGTGCCATCCAGGCCACCATGGTTTCTTCCCTGCCGCTCCCGCCCAGGCAGCGCGAACTCGACACCGGCGTACTCACCTCGGAATCGCCAAGCCCCGCGCCCGTTGTCGCAAAGGAAAAGACCGAGCCTCCTCCCAAGCCGGATGAGGTTGCCGTACCGGAGAAAACCAAGCCGGTGAAGCAAGCTCCGCAGCCTACACCCGCGCCGCCAAAGCATCCGCAGCCTACGCCGCCGCAGCCCACCAAGGCTGCGACCGGCGAGACCGCAGGTATTCGCATCCCGCAGTCCACCATCGAGCTTAAAAACGGCACCGCTTCGGCCATGGTGCAGGACCGCACCTTCGGCGCGCGCTTCGCCTACTACGTCAACATCGTCAATCGCACCGTCGCGCAGAACTGGTACACGCAGGAGGCCGACCCGCGCGCCTCCGTCGGCAAGAGCGTCACCGTCCTCTTCGACATCGATCGTTCCGGTGCGCCCTCGAATCCGCGCCTCCAGACTCGTTCCGGTTCGCCTTCGCTGGACACCTCCGCCATGCGCGCTGTCCAGCGTGTCGAAAGCTTCGGCCCCCTGCCCGCTGGTGACCACATCACGGTCGAGTACACCTTTCACTACACGCAATAG
- a CDS encoding enolase C-terminal domain-like protein has translation MKAEQEVARATRGMSSPKIRDISVIECEPAGVRLTVVKITTDQDGLYGYGCATFTQRADLVKPAVEKYLKPFLLGKTTDRIEDIWQACYDSSYWKNGPVLNNAISGIDQALWDIKGRQAGMPVYQLLGGKVREAVDTYAHADGAEYADVVASAKRYIDQGFRNVRVQIGVPGMAGYGSARGNATTHYKPLHDKPLFEPLAYIRRALKLFEVCRQELGEEVNLLHDMHERVSPNQAVQFCKDVEKFKLFFVEDPLSPEDIAYFKQIRENCATPLAMGELFNSPHEWQPLIEGRLIDYIRCHLSQVGGLSPARKIAILAEQYGVKTAWHGPGDVSPVGHMAQITLDIVSPNFGIQEYSPFNERSQAIFHGCPQMKDGYLWVNEAPGWGIEVDEKEAAKSPFTSGRNGLNGGWGEIRRLDGTVIKQ, from the coding sequence ATGAAGGCAGAGCAGGAAGTAGCACGCGCGACGCGAGGCATGAGCTCGCCGAAGATTCGCGACATCAGCGTGATTGAGTGCGAGCCTGCGGGTGTGCGGCTGACGGTGGTGAAGATCACGACGGACCAGGATGGTCTTTATGGCTATGGATGCGCGACGTTTACGCAGCGTGCCGACCTGGTGAAACCTGCGGTGGAGAAGTATCTGAAGCCGTTTCTGCTGGGGAAGACGACCGACCGCATCGAGGATATCTGGCAGGCGTGCTATGACAGCTCGTACTGGAAGAATGGCCCGGTGCTGAACAACGCGATCAGCGGAATCGATCAGGCGTTGTGGGACATCAAGGGGCGTCAGGCTGGGATGCCGGTGTATCAGCTTCTGGGCGGCAAGGTGCGTGAGGCCGTGGATACCTATGCGCATGCGGATGGAGCAGAGTACGCCGATGTGGTGGCTTCGGCGAAGAGGTACATCGATCAGGGATTCCGCAATGTGCGCGTGCAGATCGGCGTGCCGGGGATGGCGGGGTATGGTTCGGCACGTGGTAATGCGACGACGCATTACAAACCGCTGCACGATAAGCCACTGTTCGAACCGCTGGCATATATTCGCCGGGCGTTGAAGTTATTTGAGGTTTGCAGGCAGGAGCTGGGCGAGGAGGTGAACCTGTTGCACGACATGCACGAGCGGGTTTCGCCGAATCAGGCAGTGCAGTTCTGCAAGGACGTAGAGAAGTTCAAACTGTTCTTCGTCGAAGATCCGCTGTCGCCGGAAGACATTGCGTACTTCAAGCAGATTCGCGAGAACTGTGCGACGCCGCTGGCGATGGGCGAGCTATTCAACAGTCCGCATGAGTGGCAGCCGCTGATTGAGGGAAGGTTGATCGATTACATCCGTTGTCACCTGTCGCAGGTCGGTGGGCTGAGTCCGGCGCGGAAGATCGCGATTCTCGCCGAGCAGTATGGCGTGAAGACGGCATGGCACGGGCCGGGCGATGTTTCGCCGGTAGGACATATGGCCCAGATCACGCTCGATATTGTGAGTCCTAACTTTGGGATTCAGGAGTACTCGCCGTTCAATGAGCGGAGCCAGGCGATCTTTCATGGATGTCCGCAGATGAAGGATGGGTATCTGTGGGTGAACGAAGCTCCGGGGTGGGGCATTGAGGTGGATGAGAAAGAGGCTGCGAAGTCGCCGTTTACTTCGGGCAGGAACGGATTGAATGGCGGGTGGGGAGAGATTCGCAGGCTGGATGGAACCGTGATCAAACAGTAG
- the panC gene encoding pantoate--beta-alanine ligase, producing the protein MRILTTIQEMRLACRQARHNAGADSSLALVPTMGAIHQGHLSLVEAAREECDVVAASIFVNPLQFGPTEDFARYPRTFDDDCAKFSAAGVDLLFAPAPEEMYPAGATTFVEVAKLSERLDGASRPGHFRGVATVVNKLFHIVSPDVAFFGQKDASQVAVLQAMVRDLNLPIRIAVCPIVREADGLAMSSRNRYLSPEQRTQALALCRALRHVEERIHQGETSAAILRAAAAEELSREPALRLDYIEIVDPNTLEPATSVVAGTLIALAAWVGETRLIDNLRVALAP; encoded by the coding sequence ATGCGCATTCTTACTACGATCCAGGAGATGCGGCTGGCATGCCGGCAAGCGCGCCACAACGCCGGAGCAGACTCCTCGCTCGCCCTCGTCCCCACCATGGGAGCCATTCATCAGGGCCACCTCTCTCTCGTCGAAGCCGCCAGAGAAGAGTGCGATGTGGTCGCAGCGTCCATCTTCGTCAATCCTCTCCAGTTTGGCCCCACAGAAGACTTTGCCCGCTATCCACGCACCTTCGACGACGACTGCGCGAAATTCTCCGCCGCTGGAGTCGATCTGCTCTTTGCTCCGGCTCCCGAGGAGATGTATCCCGCAGGAGCAACCACCTTCGTCGAGGTCGCTAAACTCAGCGAGCGCCTGGATGGCGCCTCGCGCCCCGGTCATTTTCGCGGCGTCGCTACCGTCGTTAACAAGCTCTTCCATATCGTCAGTCCCGACGTCGCTTTTTTCGGACAAAAAGACGCGTCGCAGGTTGCCGTTCTGCAGGCAATGGTCCGCGATCTCAATCTTCCCATTCGTATCGCCGTCTGCCCCATCGTCCGCGAAGCCGACGGACTCGCCATGAGCTCGCGCAATCGTTATCTCTCGCCCGAACAGCGCACCCAGGCGCTGGCGCTCTGTCGCGCTCTCAGGCATGTCGAGGAGCGCATTCATCAAGGCGAAACCTCCGCCGCAATTCTTCGCGCCGCAGCCGCAGAAGAGCTCAGCCGCGAACCTGCGTTGCGGCTCGATTACATCGAAATTGTTGATCCGAATACACTCGAACCCGCTACCTCTGTCGTCGCTGGAACACTCATCGCGCTTGCAGCATGGGTCGGTGAGACACGACTGATCGACAACCTGCGCGTCGCACTGGCACCGTGA
- a CDS encoding ExbD/TolR family protein, translated as MAFSAKGRTQTALAEINITPLVDVVLVLLLIFMLTAPVLQSGIDVAIPKTRTVNQVTDERMVVTIDRDQNVFLQDKPVNVNELPARLRSTGKGDPAKRVIYLRADERVPFGAFASVMDAVKQAGITNISIVTRPIEK; from the coding sequence ATGGCCTTCTCTGCGAAAGGACGCACACAGACCGCGCTCGCCGAAATCAACATCACGCCGCTGGTCGACGTCGTGCTGGTGCTGCTGCTCATCTTCATGCTCACCGCCCCCGTGCTCCAGTCCGGCATCGACGTCGCCATCCCGAAGACACGGACCGTCAACCAGGTCACCGATGAGCGCATGGTCGTCACCATCGACCGCGACCAGAATGTCTTCCTCCAGGACAAGCCCGTTAACGTCAACGAGCTTCCCGCGCGCCTGCGCTCCACCGGGAAAGGTGATCCCGCCAAGCGTGTGATCTATCTGCGCGCCGATGAGCGTGTTCCCTTTGGCGCCTTCGCCTCTGTCATGGATGCCGTCAAGCAGGCCGGCATCACCAACATCAGCATCGTTACACGACCAATCGAGAAGTAA
- the tolB gene encoding Tol-Pal system beta propeller repeat protein TolB, translated as MTFRPVRSLAQLTRFVLAAIAALALSSASATLHAQDWFKTETSSGVSNIRLATADFKAASSDPQTIPLKRTFDTTLFNDLTNAGIFDMVSKSMLPQATPGAPNEINLAQWSAAPTSAAMVAFGALSTSGGRLSVSGFLFDAKNAQFPQVLAKQYNEEASEDMARQIAHRFADEIIFRLGGGVPGIAETKIYYVKVSGPNKEIWAMDYDGANQHPITHLGTVSISPRISPDNSRIAFSSLGRDGFQIRMYSLLLNRVVNFPLAGGTNLSPAWSPNGRDIAFSSSRSGDPELYIADSNGGGSRRITSFRGPDVSPVFNPKTGSQIAWISGRTGLPQLYIMDTDGSAVTRMTDGGYATSPSWSPNGQFIAFAWNRKYGPGAPGGQDIYVMEVATKRWIQVTHDIGRCDFPSWSPDGRHLVFANSPNGRASSSRIISMLADGTGRKTLTEAGADMPNWSWK; from the coding sequence ATGACTTTTCGTCCTGTTCGTTCTCTGGCCCAACTGACTCGCTTTGTTCTTGCCGCCATCGCGGCACTGGCTCTGTCATCCGCCTCCGCCACGCTGCATGCGCAGGACTGGTTCAAGACCGAGACATCCTCCGGCGTCTCCAACATCCGTCTCGCCACCGCCGACTTCAAAGCCGCCTCCTCCGATCCGCAGACCATCCCGTTGAAGCGTACCTTCGACACCACGCTCTTCAATGACCTCACCAACGCCGGCATCTTCGACATGGTCTCGAAGTCGATGCTCCCGCAGGCAACGCCCGGCGCACCCAACGAGATCAACCTCGCGCAATGGTCCGCCGCTCCAACCTCAGCAGCCATGGTTGCCTTCGGAGCCCTCAGCACATCCGGCGGACGCCTCTCTGTCTCGGGCTTCCTCTTCGATGCCAAGAACGCGCAGTTCCCGCAGGTACTCGCCAAGCAGTACAACGAAGAGGCCAGCGAAGACATGGCGCGCCAGATCGCGCATCGCTTCGCAGACGAGATCATCTTCCGCCTCGGTGGCGGGGTCCCCGGCATCGCCGAAACCAAGATCTACTACGTCAAAGTCTCTGGCCCCAACAAAGAGATCTGGGCGATGGACTACGACGGAGCCAACCAGCACCCCATCACGCATCTCGGCACCGTCTCCATCTCGCCGCGCATCTCGCCCGACAACAGCCGCATCGCTTTCTCTTCGCTTGGCCGCGACGGCTTCCAGATCCGCATGTACTCCCTGCTGCTCAACCGCGTCGTCAACTTCCCCTTAGCAGGAGGAACCAATCTCTCCCCCGCATGGTCGCCCAACGGACGCGACATCGCCTTCTCTTCCTCGCGTTCCGGCGATCCTGAACTCTATATCGCCGACTCCAACGGCGGCGGCTCGCGCCGCATCACCAGCTTCCGCGGCCCCGACGTCTCGCCCGTCTTCAATCCCAAGACCGGCTCGCAGATCGCGTGGATCAGCGGACGCACCGGCCTGCCTCAGCTCTACATCATGGACACCGACGGCTCCGCCGTCACCCGCATGACCGACGGCGGATACGCCACCTCTCCATCCTGGTCCCCCAACGGACAGTTCATCGCCTTCGCCTGGAACCGCAAGTACGGTCCCGGCGCACCCGGCGGACAGGACATCTACGTGATGGAGGTTGCCACCAAGCGGTGGATTCAGGTGACCCACGACATCGGTCGTTGCGACTTCCCCTCCTGGTCGCCTGACGGTCGACATCTCGTCTTTGCCAACTCCCCGAATGGCCGCGCCTCCAGCTCGCGGATCATCTCGATGTTGGCTGACGGCACGGGACGCAAAACGCTCACAGAAGCGGGCGCCGACATGCCGAACTGGAGCTGGAAGTAG
- a CDS encoding OmpA family protein, which translates to MIALETRYRRAIAAAAVAIALSAVTGCHKKDKAVNPASLGPAPVAAPAPTATLSADPLTIDLGQSVVLNWRTQNATTVTIDGIGEVQANGTQTVTPANSTNFHLTAKGDGGTTEANVRVTVRVPTAPAASTDNGDMGSEAAFHQNVQDIFFDYDSYDLRPDAQSSAQTAAAYLNAHTGIKLVIGGYCDERGSAEYNLALGENRANSAKTALVNAGVAASRIRVISYGKEKQFCTEQNESCWQQNRRAQFSMDR; encoded by the coding sequence ATGATCGCACTGGAAACACGTTATCGCAGGGCCATTGCAGCGGCAGCCGTCGCCATCGCCCTGAGCGCCGTCACTGGTTGCCACAAAAAGGACAAGGCCGTAAACCCGGCATCGCTCGGGCCCGCTCCCGTAGCGGCTCCGGCGCCTACAGCCACCCTGTCGGCCGATCCTCTGACCATCGATCTGGGTCAGTCTGTCGTGCTCAACTGGCGCACGCAGAACGCCACAACCGTCACCATCGACGGCATCGGCGAAGTACAGGCAAACGGTACGCAGACCGTTACGCCCGCCAACTCCACCAACTTCCATCTCACCGCCAAGGGTGACGGCGGCACCACAGAGGCTAATGTGCGCGTCACGGTTCGCGTCCCCACTGCTCCCGCAGCTTCGACCGACAACGGTGACATGGGCTCCGAAGCTGCCTTCCATCAGAACGTGCAGGACATCTTCTTCGATTACGACAGCTACGACCTGCGTCCCGATGCCCAGAGCTCGGCGCAGACCGCTGCTGCGTACCTCAACGCTCACACCGGCATCAAGCTCGTCATCGGCGGCTACTGCGACGAGCGTGGTTCGGCTGAATATAACCTCGCGCTCGGCGAGAACCGCGCCAACTCTGCGAAGACGGCACTCGTCAACGCCGGCGTCGCTGCATCCCGCATCCGCGTGATCAGCTACGGCAAAGAGAAGCAGTTCTGCACCGAGCAGAATGAGAGCTGCTGGCAGCAGAACCGCCGCGCGCAGTTCTCCATGGATCGCTAA
- a CDS encoding MotA/TolQ/ExbB proton channel family protein gives MVWTLALALHFLQEDAASAPPVAASTSAIGEMIHNSGPVAFTVLVLLLLASIFSWTIMLSKWSSFRRAQVQGQRFVRAFRKSSRLSEVAAVADQFRPSPLVAVFNEIHDEYQRQNGGRGLPRNPVALERAAQTASSEALTAMESRMTWLATIAAIAPFIGLFGTVWGIIDAFHGLGTAGAATLRAVAPGISEALITTAAGLVVAIPAVIGYNQLTARLREFGSRMDDFGRELLNAIENAAMLSPNQPQPPTTTTYAPAEEPPRRRAF, from the coding sequence ATGGTCTGGACCCTAGCTTTAGCTCTTCACTTCCTGCAGGAAGACGCCGCCTCCGCTCCGCCCGTCGCCGCCAGCACAAGTGCGATCGGCGAAATGATCCACAACAGCGGCCCGGTCGCCTTTACCGTGCTTGTGCTGCTTCTGCTTGCGAGCATCTTCTCCTGGACGATCATGCTCTCCAAGTGGTCCAGCTTCCGCCGTGCGCAGGTGCAGGGACAGCGCTTTGTCCGCGCCTTCCGCAAATCCAGCCGCCTCAGCGAAGTCGCAGCCGTCGCCGACCAGTTCCGGCCCAGCCCGCTCGTCGCCGTCTTCAACGAGATTCACGACGAGTATCAGCGCCAGAACGGCGGACGCGGTCTTCCCCGCAATCCCGTAGCGCTCGAGCGTGCCGCGCAGACCGCATCCAGCGAAGCCCTCACAGCCATGGAGAGCCGCATGACCTGGCTCGCCACCATCGCCGCCATCGCCCCCTTCATCGGACTCTTCGGCACCGTCTGGGGCATCATCGATGCCTTCCACGGACTCGGCACCGCAGGCGCCGCCACACTTCGTGCCGTCGCACCCGGCATCTCCGAGGCGCTCATCACCACCGCTGCCGGCCTCGTCGTCGCGATCCCCGCCGTTATCGGCTACAACCAGCTCACCGCCCGTCTTCGCGAATTCGGCTCGCGCATGGACGACTTCGGCCGCGAGTTGCTCAACGCCATCGAGAACGCGGCAATGCTCTCGCCAAACCAGCCGCAACCTCCCACCACCACAACCTACGCCCCTGCTGAGGAGCCGCCACGCCGGAGGGCCTTCTAG
- a CDS encoding tetratricopeptide repeat protein yields the protein MTLRKLTLPSAVLAAALILPASPAFAVSKEMVQLQTQVQQLQDAVARLQQSNDERMGVMKDLIQQSADSVNRMSSKIDTLEKQLQTRQDAQNGKLDQVSGQIQSLNDSLDEMKARLARLEKLMQDVQSQQQSINATMPPATATPMDNAAPPAATQPATPGKKGKPSAGTPVSALPEAPSTPAAPPVDDLYKTALGDYMGAKYQLASSEFSDVIRYYPNHTLSGNASYYQGEIAYRAGHYEDAIKNYDRVIEQFPDNSKVAVSHLHKGQALIALKQNDAGVRELRALIQRYPNSPEAMQARSKLSGMGVTVTPRR from the coding sequence ATGACCCTCCGCAAACTCACACTCCCCTCCGCCGTCCTTGCCGCGGCCCTCATCCTGCCGGCTTCGCCTGCCTTTGCCGTCAGCAAAGAGATGGTGCAGCTCCAGACGCAGGTGCAGCAGCTCCAGGATGCCGTCGCACGTCTCCAGCAATCGAACGACGAGCGTATGGGCGTTATGAAAGACCTCATCCAGCAGAGCGCCGACTCCGTCAACCGCATGTCCTCCAAGATCGACACGCTGGAAAAACAGCTCCAGACACGGCAGGATGCGCAGAACGGCAAGCTCGACCAGGTCTCCGGACAAATCCAGTCCCTCAACGACTCGCTCGATGAGATGAAGGCACGTCTCGCGCGCCTCGAAAAGCTCATGCAGGACGTCCAGAGTCAGCAGCAGTCGATCAACGCCACCATGCCCCCGGCAACCGCGACTCCGATGGACAATGCAGCGCCTCCGGCCGCTACGCAGCCCGCAACCCCTGGCAAAAAAGGCAAGCCGTCCGCTGGAACCCCCGTATCGGCCCTCCCGGAGGCTCCGTCAACTCCGGCTGCACCTCCTGTCGACGATCTCTATAAGACCGCGCTCGGCGATTACATGGGGGCGAAGTATCAGCTCGCCTCCTCCGAGTTCTCCGATGTCATCCGCTACTACCCCAACCACACGCTCTCCGGCAACGCCTCGTACTATCAGGGCGAGATCGCTTACCGCGCCGGTCACTACGAAGACGCCATCAAGAACTATGACCGCGTCATCGAGCAGTTCCCCGACAACAGCAAAGTCGCTGTCTCTCACCTGCATAAGGGGCAGGCGCTCATCGCGCTCAAGCAGAACGACGCAGGCGTCCGCGAGCTGCGCGCCCTCATCCAGCGCTATCCCAACTCACCCGAAGCCATGCAGGCCCGCAGCAAGCTCAGCGGCATGGGCGTCACCGTCACTCCTCGCCGCTAA